Proteins encoded by one window of Phycisphaerae bacterium:
- a CDS encoding thioredoxin family protein, whose product MKKIQILGTGCPKCKKLAENAEIAAKELGLEYELEKITKINDIMKFGVMITPALAVDGKVKVVGKVTSVEELKEILR is encoded by the coding sequence ATGAAAAAGATTCAGATACTGGGGACGGGCTGTCCGAAATGCAAGAAGCTGGCGGAGAACGCGGAAATAGCCGCTAAAGAACTCGGCCTGGAATATGAGCTTGAAAAAATAACAAAAATCAACGACATAATGAAATTCGGAGTAATGATAACGCCTGCACTGGCGGTTGACGGCAAAGTTAAAGTTGTCGGTAAAGTAACTTCGGTCGAAGAATTGAAGGAGATACTCAGATGA
- a CDS encoding phosphomannomutase/phosphoglucomutase: MDPAIFKAYDIRGVYPDQFNEDDAWKIGYASAQFLRSMLSGYERGQSNSQSLCVGRDMRTHSKALAASLIEGIRACGANVIDIGMIDTPQMYFAVNHFGTCGGVQVTASHNPAKYNGFKVSGPQARPVGVDTGLKDIEHIAMALIHTKGKATGKVEERNLTGEYKNHVLKFLRPNLKPLKIAIDASNGMAGKMVPAIFGDLPIKIIEINFEHTGQFKHEPNPLIEENLAELKAVVKKNKCDFGICFDGDADRLMMVDQIGKNISCDLLTALMASYFLKSNPKSAIVYDLRSSWVVVEEILKHGGTPRRERVGHAFMKKALRDSHAVFGGELSGHFYYRDNFYADSGMITFVHVLNIVSAANMPVSELIRPLRRYYSSGEINFKVEDKQEKMDELAKRYSDGQIDNLDGVTIQYKNWWFNCRPSNTEPLLRLTVEAKSKEVLEEKLSRIEAMLGKPV; this comes from the coding sequence ATGGACCCGGCAATTTTCAAGGCATACGATATAAGAGGCGTTTATCCCGACCAGTTTAATGAAGATGATGCGTGGAAGATTGGCTACGCCTCGGCACAGTTTCTGCGGTCAATGCTCAGCGGTTACGAGCGAGGACAGTCCAATTCTCAATCACTGTGCGTCGGGCGCGATATGAGAACGCACAGCAAAGCCCTGGCGGCCTCGCTTATAGAAGGAATAAGGGCCTGCGGGGCAAACGTGATTGATATAGGAATGATTGATACGCCGCAGATGTATTTTGCGGTCAATCATTTCGGCACCTGCGGAGGCGTGCAGGTAACAGCCTCGCATAACCCTGCCAAGTATAACGGCTTTAAGGTATCGGGACCGCAGGCAAGGCCGGTCGGCGTCGATACGGGCCTGAAAGATATAGAGCACATCGCAATGGCCCTGATTCATACAAAAGGTAAAGCAACAGGCAAAGTAGAGGAACGTAATTTGACCGGCGAATATAAAAATCACGTCCTGAAGTTTCTTCGGCCCAATCTAAAGCCTCTGAAGATTGCGATTGACGCTTCGAACGGCATGGCCGGGAAAATGGTGCCCGCGATTTTCGGTGATTTGCCGATAAAAATAATTGAGATTAACTTCGAGCACACCGGCCAATTCAAACACGAGCCGAATCCGCTGATTGAAGAAAACCTGGCGGAATTAAAAGCTGTGGTAAAGAAAAATAAATGCGATTTCGGAATCTGCTTCGACGGCGACGCCGACAGGCTGATGATGGTCGACCAGATAGGCAAAAATATCAGCTGTGATTTATTGACGGCCCTGATGGCATCGTATTTTTTGAAGAGCAATCCGAAATCGGCGATTGTTTACGATTTGCGCAGCAGCTGGGTGGTTGTAGAAGAAATTCTCAAACACGGCGGCACGCCGCGAAGAGAACGAGTAGGGCATGCTTTTATGAAGAAGGCCCTGCGTGATTCGCACGCCGTATTCGGCGGAGAGCTTTCCGGCCACTTCTATTATCGCGATAATTTCTACGCCGATTCTGGCATGATTACCTTCGTGCACGTATTAAACATAGTCAGCGCCGCAAATATGCCGGTGAGCGAACTTATCAGGCCGTTGCGAAGATACTACAGCAGCGGCGAGATAAATTTCAAGGTCGAAGACAAGCAGGAGAAGATGGATGAGCTTGCGAAAAGATACAGCGACGGCCAAATCGACAATCTGGACGGGGTAACTATCCAGTATAAAAACTGGTGGTTTAATTGTCGGCCGAGCAATACCGAGCCGCTGCTCAGGCTGACTGTCGAGGCAAAGAGCAAAGAGGTGCTCGAAGAAAAGCTTTCGAGGATTGAGGCCATGCTCGGCAAGCCGGTATAA
- the pyk gene encoding pyruvate kinase: MRRTKIICTLGPSSSKAAVLKKLVLAGMNVARLNFSHGTHKTHRQSIDIIRRLNKTRKNKIKILLDLEGYRIRVGLFKGPRKMVALAAGSIVTLINKPQTDKKNVIPFDYEGSLSDIKTGCHIFIDDGNIALKVKGRDKTGLKAEVIVPGFVKEHKGVNIPDINLKFDGLTDKDKNDLLFGIANKVDFIAQSFVRSKKDILSVREFVNRRNFNCPLIAKIENRQGIENIDQIMEASDGIMIARGDMGVSLPIYEVPVMQKMIIKKCLRRSAFVITATQMLESMTEHIRPTRAEVSDIANAIIDGSDYVMLSAETAAGKHPVEAAKMTSDIISFTEKSLKSKKI, translated from the coding sequence ATGCGCAGGACTAAAATAATCTGTACATTGGGGCCTTCCAGCAGCAAAGCCGCTGTCTTAAAAAAACTGGTTCTGGCCGGAATGAACGTCGCAAGGCTTAATTTCTCTCACGGAACCCACAAAACCCACAGGCAAAGCATCGATATTATCAGGCGGCTGAACAAAACCCGAAAAAACAAAATAAAAATCCTCCTGGACCTCGAGGGCTATCGAATCAGAGTCGGCCTGTTCAAAGGCCCAAGAAAAATGGTCGCCCTTGCGGCGGGCAGCATAGTGACCCTCATTAACAAACCGCAAACCGACAAAAAAAATGTTATCCCCTTCGACTACGAAGGCTCTCTGTCGGATATAAAAACCGGCTGTCATATCTTCATAGACGATGGCAATATCGCTCTTAAGGTCAAAGGCCGTGACAAAACCGGATTAAAAGCAGAAGTCATTGTCCCCGGCTTCGTAAAAGAGCACAAAGGCGTTAACATCCCCGACATCAATTTGAAATTCGACGGCCTCACCGACAAAGACAAAAACGACCTCCTCTTCGGCATAGCAAACAAGGTCGATTTCATCGCCCAGTCGTTTGTCCGAAGCAAAAAAGACATTCTCAGCGTCAGAGAATTTGTTAACCGCCGCAATTTTAATTGTCCCTTGATTGCCAAGATTGAGAACCGTCAGGGAATCGAAAATATCGACCAGATAATGGAAGCATCTGACGGCATTATGATTGCCCGCGGCGATATGGGCGTCTCTTTGCCGATTTACGAAGTCCCTGTGATGCAGAAGATGATTATAAAAAAATGCCTCCGCCGCAGCGCCTTTGTTATTACCGCCACTCAAATGCTCGAGAGCATGACCGAACACATCCGCCCGACGCGTGCTGAGGTAAGCGACATCGCCAACGCAATCATAGATGGTTCCGACTATGTAATGCTCTCCGCCGAAACCGCTGCCGGCAAACATCCCGTCGAAGCCGCGAAGATGACGAGCGATATAATCAGCTTTACCGAAAAATCCCTCAAGTCTAAGAAAATCTAA
- a CDS encoding SDR family oxidoreductase codes for MKDTVLFTGITGNLGSWLAVEMARHGKRILALMRDRDSEAAAGRLDWVLDIAEGRELKDNIEIIHGDICREGLGLKSDAKSLKRISKIVHCAACTKFLEDDGKSHQMMNVQGTLNVLELAGRLSVPLVHVSSAYIAGKRTGIVKENEIDVGQSFNNVYENTKCRSEMLVYNWAQLNSIPVIVLRPSIVMGDSQYGRTVHFASLYDYMRVLAMVMPRLGDSFIRVITAPGVTKNIIPVDYFAKVSSHIIDRGIAGTFHITNPQPLTMKEFGNIFSRLFGSSNYKMVKANSFSRRKPNGIEKLIQRATSVYDPYMLSEPVFDRTNTDAILAGSDIQLPLMDLSYFKKIFDYGLSVNWHRAKNQANKLADDTFPAEAGVAV; via the coding sequence ATGAAAGATACTGTTTTATTTACCGGAATAACCGGTAACCTCGGAAGCTGGCTTGCCGTGGAAATGGCCCGGCATGGAAAGCGTATTCTGGCGCTGATGCGGGACCGGGACAGCGAAGCCGCAGCCGGGCGGCTCGATTGGGTACTCGATATTGCAGAGGGCAGAGAGCTTAAAGACAATATCGAGATAATCCATGGTGATATTTGCAGGGAAGGCCTTGGACTCAAGTCGGACGCGAAAAGTCTCAAACGAATTTCCAAAATCGTTCATTGTGCCGCGTGTACCAAATTCCTCGAAGATGACGGCAAGTCCCATCAAATGATGAACGTGCAGGGCACGCTCAACGTTCTGGAATTGGCCGGCAGGCTGTCTGTACCCTTGGTTCATGTCAGCAGCGCCTATATCGCCGGCAAACGAACCGGTATAGTGAAAGAAAATGAAATTGACGTCGGACAATCCTTTAATAACGTTTACGAAAACACAAAATGCAGGTCGGAAATGCTCGTCTACAACTGGGCCCAGCTGAATTCTATACCTGTTATTGTTCTGCGGCCGAGCATCGTTATGGGTGATTCGCAGTATGGCAGGACTGTGCATTTTGCCTCGTTGTACGATTATATGCGGGTTCTCGCTATGGTTATGCCGCGACTGGGGGACAGCTTTATACGTGTCATAACAGCTCCCGGCGTAACAAAAAATATCATACCCGTGGATTACTTTGCGAAAGTTTCTTCTCATATTATTGATCGCGGCATCGCCGGCACTTTCCACATCACTAACCCGCAGCCGTTGACTATGAAAGAATTCGGCAATATATTCTCCCGTCTCTTCGGGTCAAGTAATTACAAAATGGTAAAAGCGAATAGTTTTTCGAGGCGCAAGCCGAATGGAATCGAAAAGCTCATCCAAAGGGCTACTTCAGTTTATGACCCTTATATGCTGTCGGAACCTGTTTTTGATAGAACTAATACCGACGCAATCCTCGCCGGCAGCGACATACAATTACCGTTAATGGATTTGTCGTACTTTAAGAAAATTTTCGATTACGGCCTCTCGGTTAACTGGCACAGGGCAAAGAATCAGGCAAATAAACTCGCCGACGATACGTTTCCTGCAGAGGCCGGGGTAGCTGTTTAA
- the arsB gene encoding ACR3 family arsenite efflux transporter: MAEKVNTAKNAKGLNVFEKYLTLWVILCIAGGIVLGKIAPGFAKYLDGMAIYVGGAPVVSIPIAVCLFFMMYPIMVKIDFAEVLKAGKSIKPVGLTLFVNWAIKPFTMYAIALLFLGVLFRGFIGPDAVDIIKMPFGLDLPVGATYGVGKVIEQGGIKVLEVPLWRSYLAGCILLGIAPCTAMVLVWGYLAKGNDGHTLIMVAINSLSMLFLYGLLGGFLLGVGRLPVPWQALVLSIAIYVALPLVAGYISRKWIIAHKGQEWFDEKFLHFLTPITIIALLITLVLLFSFKGEIILSNPLTILWIAIPLFIQTNLIFWIGYIVAKLWKFNYRDAAPSAMIGASNHFEVAIATATMLFGLSSGAALATVVGVLIEVPVMLMLVKICLKTQKWFPERQGATV; this comes from the coding sequence ATGGCTGAAAAAGTAAATACGGCGAAAAACGCAAAAGGCCTGAATGTCTTTGAAAAATATCTGACGCTGTGGGTAATTCTTTGCATAGCCGGCGGAATCGTTCTCGGGAAAATTGCACCGGGTTTTGCGAAATATTTAGACGGTATGGCAATATATGTCGGCGGAGCGCCGGTGGTATCTATTCCGATAGCGGTGTGCCTGTTTTTTATGATGTACCCGATTATGGTCAAGATAGATTTTGCCGAGGTTTTGAAAGCGGGCAAAAGCATCAAGCCGGTCGGGCTGACCTTATTTGTCAACTGGGCAATCAAACCTTTTACAATGTACGCGATAGCATTATTGTTTTTAGGCGTTTTGTTCAGGGGATTTATTGGTCCCGATGCTGTTGACATTATTAAAATGCCTTTCGGTCTTGATTTGCCGGTCGGCGCAACTTACGGCGTCGGCAAAGTAATAGAGCAAGGCGGCATAAAAGTTCTCGAAGTTCCGCTTTGGCGAAGTTATCTGGCAGGCTGCATCCTGCTGGGTATTGCTCCGTGCACGGCAATGGTATTGGTATGGGGTTATCTTGCAAAGGGCAATGACGGCCATACGCTGATTATGGTGGCCATCAATTCCCTCTCAATGCTGTTTCTTTACGGACTTCTCGGCGGTTTTCTTTTGGGCGTCGGCAGACTGCCTGTGCCGTGGCAGGCATTGGTCCTTTCGATAGCAATATATGTCGCCTTGCCTCTTGTCGCTGGGTACATTTCCCGAAAATGGATAATCGCCCACAAAGGACAGGAATGGTTCGACGAAAAATTTCTGCATTTTTTGACGCCGATTACGATTATAGCTTTACTGATTACTCTTGTGCTGCTATTTTCATTCAAGGGCGAAATTATTCTTTCCAATCCGCTGACAATACTATGGATTGCGATACCGCTGTTTATTCAGACCAATTTGATATTCTGGATAGGTTATATTGTCGCGAAACTGTGGAAATTTAATTACAGGGACGCAGCACCGTCGGCAATGATAGGCGCATCCAATCATTTCGAGGTAGCGATAGCCACCGCCACTATGTTATTCGGTTTATCCTCAGGGGCCGCGTTGGCAACGGTCGTAGGCGTTCTGATTGAAGTGCCTGTAATGTTAATGCTTGTAAAAATATGCCTTAAAACCCAAAAATGGTTTCCTGAGCGTCAGGGCGCCACTGTTTGA
- a CDS encoding tetratricopeptide repeat protein: MSKKSHSIALAFIILLVSVAVAKVPVDASDRLEQAKSNIVSLVNGGNYTQAQAQIQKLLAGFPKNQALPQALYEIAERYRWSDKSDKYECAKGLYQQIIQNYPDSSIVSKANLGIAKVKVLSLIVARDFNMAKEALEELVANFSSHPDLPEELYWIGRGFGYWDGYEEEKSTYQQIIQNYPDSPFAVKAKLGVSRAAVQSLIVSQDYDGAEKAFAKLVADFKDHPDLHDTIYWIADRYARSGKYEKANILYQWIIQNYPDNSSAVDRAKLGLSMANIQSLIMSGGYDSAEEAIDRLIVDFAGHPDVANVVRNIGLSYYAKARLMNLEGDANGEKLFYRKAIEVWERLIFEFPDSEVVPNAYFSSAVCYAQELGEYQKGIDYFQKIINNWPDFEDAQQAQLLIVEYRIKMENSKNEK, translated from the coding sequence ATGTCTAAAAAAAGCCATTCCATAGCCTTAGCTTTTATTATCTTGCTGGTATCTGTAGCCGTAGCCAAAGTCCCCGTCGATGCATCGGATAGGCTTGAGCAGGCAAAGTCAAATATCGTTTCACTTGTCAATGGGGGCAATTACACCCAGGCCCAGGCGCAAATTCAGAAATTGCTCGCCGGTTTCCCCAAAAACCAGGCCCTGCCACAGGCCCTTTACGAGATAGCGGAAAGATATCGATGGTCGGATAAATCGGATAAATATGAATGTGCGAAAGGCCTCTATCAGCAAATAATACAGAACTATCCTGACAGCTCCATCGTTAGTAAGGCAAATTTAGGTATCGCGAAGGTGAAAGTCCTCTCTCTTATTGTCGCCAGGGACTTCAATATGGCCAAAGAGGCCCTCGAGGAGCTTGTCGCCAATTTCTCAAGCCACCCGGATTTGCCGGAAGAGCTTTACTGGATCGGACGAGGATTTGGGTATTGGGACGGATACGAAGAGGAAAAAAGCACATATCAGCAAATAATACAGAACTATCCTGATAGCCCATTCGCAGTTAAAGCAAAGTTAGGTGTTTCAAGGGCAGCCGTCCAGTCTCTCATCGTGTCGCAGGACTACGATGGTGCCGAAAAAGCTTTTGCTAAGCTTGTTGCTGATTTCAAGGACCATCCGGATTTGCATGATACAATTTACTGGATTGCAGACAGATATGCCCGTTCGGGTAAGTATGAAAAAGCGAATATTCTCTATCAGTGGATAATACAGAACTATCCTGATAATTCGTCTGCCGTTGACAGGGCAAAGTTAGGCCTCTCAATGGCGAACATTCAGTCTCTAATAATGTCAGGAGGATACGATAGTGCTGAAGAGGCCATTGACAGACTAATTGTGGATTTCGCCGGACATCCGGATGTGGCAAATGTGGTTCGAAATATAGGGCTGTCATATTACGCCAAAGCTCGCCTGATGAATCTTGAAGGAGATGCCAACGGAGAAAAACTATTTTATAGAAAAGCTATAGAAGTTTGGGAACGTTTAATTTTTGAATTCCCCGATTCGGAGGTTGTTCCGAATGCCTACTTTTCTTCGGCGGTTTGTTATGCCCAGGAATTGGGGGAATATCAGAAAGGAATAGATTACTTCCAAAAGATTATCAATAACTGGCCTGATTTTGAAGATGCCCAGCAGGCTCAGCTGCTTATTGTAGAATATCGTATTAAAATGGAAAACAGTAAGAATGAGAAGTAA
- a CDS encoding cytochrome c biogenesis protein CcdA, with the protein MIQQLFTNLTHAVEGTPAIAITASFIWGVLSILLSPCHLASIPLIVGFIDEQGKISTKRAFVISALFAAGILITIGVIGAITGAAGRMMGNVGKYGNYFVAAIFFIVGLHLLDVIPMPWSGPGQVGMKRKGALAAFILGLVFGIAIGPCTFAYMAPMLGVTFKLANTNLLYGIMLLVVYGIGHCSVIVLAGTSTELVEHYMNWNERSKGAVILKKICGVLVLLGGLYLIYTAP; encoded by the coding sequence ATGATACAGCAGCTTTTTACCAATTTAACACACGCAGTCGAAGGCACGCCGGCGATAGCTATAACCGCCTCGTTTATCTGGGGCGTTTTGAGTATTCTGCTTAGTCCCTGTCATCTGGCAAGTATTCCGCTTATTGTAGGATTTATCGATGAACAGGGGAAAATATCAACGAAACGGGCGTTTGTCATATCCGCTTTATTCGCAGCGGGGATACTTATCACCATCGGGGTCATCGGAGCTATTACGGGGGCGGCGGGGCGAATGATGGGCAACGTCGGCAAATACGGCAATTATTTTGTGGCTGCAATCTTTTTTATTGTCGGACTTCATCTGCTCGATGTGATTCCGATGCCGTGGTCGGGGCCGGGACAGGTCGGAATGAAACGTAAAGGAGCGCTGGCTGCGTTTATTCTCGGCTTAGTCTTTGGTATTGCCATAGGCCCATGCACTTTTGCTTATATGGCGCCGATGCTCGGCGTTACATTCAAACTGGCAAACACGAATCTGCTTTATGGAATCATGCTGCTGGTAGTTTATGGAATCGGACACTGCTCGGTAATCGTGCTGGCGGGGACATCAACGGAACTGGTGGAGCACTATATGAACTGGAACGAGCGTTCGAAGGGGGCCGTTATTCTGAAGAAAATCTGCGGCGTTCTCGTTCTTTTAGGCGGTTTATATCTGATTTACACGGCTCCTTGA
- a CDS encoding thioredoxin family protein yields MKKLPRLVDLGADKCIPCKMMAPILEEMKKDYAGTINVEFIDVWKNPDKAKEYEISIIPTQIFYDASGKELFRHEGFFSKEDILGKWKEFGVELTKVK; encoded by the coding sequence ATGAAAAAGCTGCCGCGACTGGTTGATTTGGGGGCAGATAAATGTATTCCCTGCAAGATGATGGCGCCGATACTCGAGGAGATGAAGAAAGATTACGCGGGGACTATCAATGTGGAATTTATAGATGTCTGGAAAAATCCCGACAAAGCCAAAGAGTACGAAATATCGATTATTCCGACCCAGATATTTTATGACGCTTCCGGCAAAGAGCTTTTCAGGCACGAAGGATTCTTCTCGAAAGAGGACATTCTCGGGAAATGGAAAGAGTTTGGCGTTGAACTTACAAAAGTGAAATGA
- a CDS encoding GIY-YIG nuclease family protein, which translates to MNPAPSKYLIYPAPKHWSGMYQVYLLKSLKNNSLYIGYTKDLNRRLEEHNAGLAEYTRKYLPWTLIYYESYLSLEDAKKREKSLKHFGKAYSQLKKRIAASLKKVE; encoded by the coding sequence ATGAACCCCGCACCTTCCAAGTATTTAATTTATCCCGCCCCAAAACATTGGAGTGGGATGTATCAAGTATATCTTTTGAAGAGTCTAAAAAATAACAGTTTGTATATTGGCTATACCAAGGATTTGAATCGCAGATTAGAAGAACACAATGCAGGTCTTGCTGAATACACCAGGAAATATCTGCCGTGGACATTAATATATTATGAAAGCTACCTCTCCCTGGAAGATGCCAAGAAGCGAGAAAAATCTTTAAAACATTTTGGAAAAGCATATAGCCAATTAAAAAAGAGAATTGCAGCCAGCCTGAAAAAAGTTGAATGA
- a CDS encoding permease, with protein MKREIKILAALVSVFLVAYFLPLGNPKIQQAIYEAFRLLQWYARNHTLACIVPALFIAGGIITFLSQESVMRYLGPKANPVLAYGVASVAGCVLAVCSCSVLPMFAGIYQLGAGLGPATAFLYSGPAINVLAIFLTARVLGFDIGLWRAVGAIVFAVVIGVLMAVIFRKTEKAKIDAAMQMPEPTKPSRHIAKNGLFLATMILFLIFSDWFNPGKVTVTITDGRTFNAVVLNETKDAVRFQLEEDFGELKAGDKLNLPKIDIAKTADRPSWVMTVYHTRWYLAGACGLAVLFMAWGWFAKDELRLWMSNTWDFAKMLVPLLYGGVFVVGFISVLIPEKQVAQWVGDNSLRSNLVASVIGVFWYFATLTEIPITQALMGLGMHKGPVLALLLAGPALSLPSILVIRRVIGDVKTIVFTILVIVMSTIVGMIFGTFF; from the coding sequence ATGAAAAGAGAGATTAAAATTTTAGCTGCACTTGTGAGCGTTTTTCTTGTCGCGTATTTTTTGCCGCTGGGCAATCCAAAAATTCAGCAGGCGATTTACGAGGCGTTCCGGCTGCTTCAGTGGTACGCACGTAACCATACTCTTGCGTGTATCGTGCCGGCGTTATTTATCGCGGGAGGAATTATCACATTCCTGTCGCAGGAATCGGTGATGCGATACCTGGGGCCAAAAGCAAATCCGGTATTAGCATACGGCGTCGCATCGGTGGCGGGGTGCGTGTTAGCGGTATGCTCGTGCAGTGTTCTGCCTATGTTCGCGGGGATATATCAACTCGGCGCAGGTCTCGGGCCTGCGACGGCGTTTCTATATTCGGGGCCAGCGATAAATGTTCTTGCGATATTTTTGACCGCCCGTGTGTTGGGTTTTGACATCGGCCTGTGGCGAGCCGTCGGTGCAATCGTCTTTGCCGTCGTAATCGGCGTGCTGATGGCGGTGATATTTCGGAAAACCGAGAAGGCCAAGATTGACGCGGCGATGCAAATGCCCGAGCCGACGAAACCATCCCGTCATATAGCGAAAAACGGTTTGTTTCTGGCGACGATGATTTTGTTTCTTATTTTTTCCGACTGGTTCAATCCGGGCAAAGTTACTGTAACGATAACCGACGGCAGGACTTTTAACGCCGTTGTGCTGAACGAAACAAAAGATGCCGTGCGTTTTCAGCTTGAGGAGGATTTCGGCGAACTGAAAGCCGGAGACAAATTAAATTTGCCAAAAATCGACATCGCAAAAACGGCTGACCGTCCAAGCTGGGTAATGACGGTTTATCACACTCGCTGGTATCTGGCTGGGGCGTGCGGGCTGGCGGTGCTGTTTATGGCGTGGGGATGGTTCGCAAAAGATGAGCTACGTCTGTGGATGTCGAACACATGGGACTTTGCAAAGATGCTTGTGCCGCTGCTTTACGGGGGCGTTTTTGTCGTAGGTTTTATCAGCGTTTTGATTCCTGAAAAGCAGGTTGCTCAATGGGTTGGTGACAATAGTTTGAGAAGTAATCTTGTCGCCAGTGTCATCGGGGTGTTCTGGTATTTCGCAACGCTGACCGAGATACCTATTACGCAGGCGCTTATGGGGCTGGGTATGCACAAAGGGCCTGTGCTTGCGCTGCTGCTGGCCGGGCCGGCGCTGTCACTACCCAGCATACTCGTCATTCGCAGGGTAATAGGCGATGTTAAAACAATTGTCTTTACGATTCTCGTAATTGTGATGTCAACGATTGTCGGGATGATTTTCGGGACATTTTTCTAA
- a CDS encoding metalloregulator ArsR/SmtB family transcription factor, translated as MLNRQKKMLFEKQAEVAKAIAHPLRIAILDFLKDREQCVCDIAEHIGSEQSNVSRHLSVMVRAGVLECRKEGLKVIYRLKCPCLLDFFTCVLGVLKEQAMESKNLLSEL; from the coding sequence ATGTTAAACAGGCAAAAAAAGATGCTATTCGAGAAGCAGGCGGAGGTCGCCAAGGCTATAGCACATCCGCTACGGATAGCGATTTTGGATTTTTTGAAGGACAGAGAACAGTGTGTTTGCGATATAGCAGAGCATATCGGCTCAGAGCAATCGAACGTATCGCGGCACCTTTCGGTGATGGTCAGGGCAGGCGTGCTGGAGTGCCGGAAAGAAGGACTGAAGGTCATTTACCGACTTAAATGCCCCTGCCTGCTCGATTTCTTCACCTGTGTATTGGGCGTTCTAAAGGAACAGGCCATGGAAAGCAAAAATCTTTTGTCTGAGCTTTAA